A stretch of DNA from Jiangella alba:
AGCGCGTACGTCGAGAACGTGATGTCCTGGATCCGGGCCTACGACAACGGCAACGGCTACGTCACCGACACCCCGGGCCCCGGCCCGGCCGGTCCGGCGCTGCCGCCGCCGTCGAACGACGCGCCGAACCCGTCCGGCTCGCCGAGCCCGACGCCCACCACGCCGCCCGACCCGCAGCCGACGACCCCGCCGAACACCCCGCCTCCCACGACACCCCCGACGACGCCTCCCACGACGCCGCCGACCACCCCGCCGACGACTCCGCCGACGACGCCTCCCACCGAGATCCCGACGGAGACGCCCACGCGGCCTCCGACACAGACGCCCACGCCCACCCCCACGCCGACTCCGACTCCGACCGAGACGCCGACGCAGACCCCGACGGAGACTCCGACCGAAACGCCCACGGAGACCCCGACGGAGACGCCTACGGAGAATCCGACCGAGCCTCCGGTCGAGGAGCCCGACGGCGAGTGCCCTGACGACGGCACGGGCGTCGATCCGGCAACCGGCGAGGTCATCGACCCCGACTGCGAGACGCCGCCGACGGAGGACCCGTCGACGGAGCCGCCGGACATGACCGGCTCGCCGTCGCCGTCCGATGAGTCGCCCGAGCCGACCGCGGCCGAGACGCCGAACACCGCGACGCCGACCGCGCGCACGACCAGCCGGCGCCGCTGGCTCGGCCGGCTCGGCGTGCGCTGAGCCGTCCGGCCGGTCAGCCGGCCGGCGGCGTCGTGGTGGCCGCGCGTGCCGCGTCGCCGCTCGCCGGCGTGCCGCGGCGTTCGCGGGCGAGGCCCCACAGCACGATCAGCGCGGCCGCGACCAGCCCCGGCACCAGCACGCCGGCCAGCGTCGTCGCCCACACCTCGACGGCGACGACGTAGCCGGCCAGCACCACCCACAGCACGCCGGTGGTCCAGCGGTCGCGCTGCGCCAGGTGCGCGTACACGAGCAGGTGCGCGAGCGCGTACAGCGCGCCCAGCCCGGCGAACCCGGGCACCCACGGCACGACGTCGTGGTACGACATGCCCGCCATCAGGTCGACGGCGGGGCCCGCGAGCAGCCAGCACAGCAGCGTCAGCGCGGCGCCGCTGACCGCGACCGCCGCCACGCCGAGCGTGACCGCCGTCCGGCGGCGGGCCGGGTCGGAGAGGGCGGGGAAGGCCAGCATCGGCACGAACTGCGGTAGCCAGAATGCGATCTTGGTGAAGATCGAGCCGGCCGCGTACAGGCCGCTGACCTCCGGGGGCAGCACGTGCCGGGCCAGGATCACGTCGATGTTGGTGAGCACGACGAAGCCCAGCAGCATCGCGCCCGACGACAGCGTCGCCCGGACGGCGAACCCGCCCCGCAGCGACGACGGCCGTGCCACCAGCCACGCGACGACGCCCGCGGCGGCGAAGCCGAGCGCGATGCCGATCAGCGCGCTCGTCGCTGTCGGCTCCAGCGCCATCCCGACCAGCCCGCCGCCCACCCGTAGCGTCGCCTGGACCAGCACCAGCGCGGCCAGCAGGCCGAACCGCTCGCGGCCCTGGATGATCCCCAGCGGCGGCGCGGTCGCGGTCAGCGCCGCGATGGCCACCGCCGCCGCCACCGCCGGCGCCGGCGACGGCAGCTGCAGCGCCGATTCCGCGAGCGGGCTCAGCGCCGCCAGCCCGACCCCGATGACGACGGCGAGCACCAGCCCGGACCGGACCGCGGGCGCCACCGGCCGCCCCGTCGCCGCCGCCCGCGCCGTCGTCGCCTGGACCGCCAGCGCCGCCACGTTGCCGACGATGATCAGCGCCAGCAGCGCGCTGAACGCGCCGAACTCGTGCGGCCCCAGCCGCCGCGCCCCGGCCACCGTCAGCGCGTACCCGAGCAGGTTGGCGGCGCTGGTGCCGAGGGCCAGCAGCCCCGCGGAGCCGCGCCCGGCACCGAGCAGGCGTCTCGCGAGCTGCAGCACGGGCCTATCGTGCCAGGTCGGTCGCCGTGGTTCGCCGGGCACTCGTGGGTTGGGTTCGCTGCGTTGTGCCTGACCCCTGCTGCTCTCGATGGTCTGGGCGCGGGAGGCCGCCTTGAGCGGACCTCTTGGTGTGGCGCTTCGCGCGGTCGGAGGACCGCTTGACCCGGCCGCCCGCGCCCCCGTTCAGGCAGCGTCAGGGGGGCCGGCTGAAAGATGGGCCCGGCTTCTGGGCCTGCTGGTCTTCTGGTTCGCCGGCCGGTGGCGGGTCGTGGGTGGATTCTTGGCGACCGGCTCCGCTCCTGGTCCCGGTCCGCCGGCCGCTGCCGGGTCGTGGGCGGGTTCTTGGCTACAGACTCCGCTCGGCGCGTGCTTCGCTGGCCGCTGCCGGGTCTGCTGGTGCAGCGGCTGCCGGCTCCGCTCGGGTCGTGGTGCGCCGGCCGCCGTCTGGTGGGTTCGCCCTTGCGTCCGCCGGGTCGCTCGGTGGTAGGTCGACCCCTCCCGGCCCGGGTGGGGCCCACCCTACGGGCGGGCACCGACAACCTCGCGCCGCGAACGGGGCTGTCCGTCAGTCCGACGACTGACGGCAAGAACGCTGGTGAACGCGTCATCGCCGCTACCGTCCACCTTTTCGGTCGGCATAGCAGCTCAAAAGGTTGATGATCATGACGGACGGAGGTCGTCACCGGTGACGGCGCCGGGCGGTCCGTCTGCCACTCCTCGTCGTCCCGAGCGTTGGAACGGCGGCCAGCCAACGGAGCGCAGGGTGTCCCATCTGCCCGGTTGTTCTTGCATGACCAAGTTTCTTGGCCAAAGTACTGGCGCATCTTGTTACTGGCTGGTAAGAAGTCTCCTCATCGATGACGGTGGCCGTGGACGTCCGCCGGAGAGGAAGCGATGAGGGGCTATTTCCTGCCAGGGGTGTTCCTGGCCGTGGCGACCGGCGTGCTGGTCTTCGGGGGCGACTGGCTCGGGTTGGAGCTGGAACACGTCGCCCTGCTCGGGGCGGCGCTCGGTGGCGCGGCGGGCGTGGTGCCGGACCGCCAGCCGTGGGAGCGGGCGGCGGGGCTGCTGGCGGGGTCGGTGCTGGCGTGGCTGGGCTACGCGCTGCGGGCCGCCTGGCTGCCGGACACGTCCGCCGGGCGCGGGGTCGCCGCGATGCTGGTGGTGCTGGCGTGCCTGCTCATCGCGTTCCTGACGTCCGGCCGGCTGCCGCTGTGGTCGTTCCTGATCGGCGCGGCCGCGGTGGTCGGCTCGTACGAGGTCGCCTACACGGCCGCCCCGCCGGAGTTCGTCGAGACGTCGCCGACGGCGTTGACGACGGTGCTGCTGGCCGCCGCGTTCGGGTTCCTCGCCACCGTGTTCCTCGGCAACACCATCGAGGAGGAGCGGGCCCGCGAACGCGGCAGGTACTCCTCCGACGACGAACCGGACGCGGTCGGTCCGGA
This window harbors:
- a CDS encoding lytic transglycosylase domain-containing protein produces the protein MVADNAAAVAAGFIVGSTPSAGVVAQTLASGLGIPGIVLEAYQNAAAQLTLQNPGCGMRWEILAGIGKIESGHANGGQVAANGDVVPRIVGPALNGNGFASIGDSDGGRWDGDTVWDRAVGPMQFIPGTWKAYGADGNGDSVVDPHNVFDATVAAAKYLCAGGGNLADEAQLRAALLRYNPSSAYVENVMSWIRAYDNGNGYVTDTPGPGPAGPALPPPSNDAPNPSGSPSPTPTTPPDPQPTTPPNTPPPTTPPTTPPTTPPTTPPTTPPTTPPTEIPTETPTRPPTQTPTPTPTPTPTPTETPTQTPTETPTETPTETPTETPTENPTEPPVEEPDGECPDDGTGVDPATGEVIDPDCETPPTEDPSTEPPDMTGSPSPSDESPEPTAAETPNTATPTARTTSRRRWLGRLGVR
- a CDS encoding lipopolysaccharide biosynthesis protein; the encoded protein is MLQLARRLLGAGRGSAGLLALGTSAANLLGYALTVAGARRLGPHEFGAFSALLALIIVGNVAALAVQATTARAAATGRPVAPAVRSGLVLAVVIGVGLAALSPLAESALQLPSPAPAVAAAVAIAALTATAPPLGIIQGRERFGLLAALVLVQATLRVGGGLVGMALEPTATSALIGIALGFAAAGVVAWLVARPSSLRGGFAVRATLSSGAMLLGFVVLTNIDVILARHVLPPEVSGLYAAGSIFTKIAFWLPQFVPMLAFPALSDPARRRTAVTLGVAAVAVSGAALTLLCWLLAGPAVDLMAGMSYHDVVPWVPGFAGLGALYALAHLLVYAHLAQRDRWTTGVLWVVLAGYVVAVEVWATTLAGVLVPGLVAAALIVLWGLARERRGTPASGDAARAATTTPPAG